The Claveliimonas bilis genome window below encodes:
- a CDS encoding O-methyltransferase — protein sequence MITDERLTTFINSLESRDLPILEEIEQEALDANVPIIRKETQSFLKVLLQIHRPMRILEAGTAVGFSALLMNAYAPEGCHITTIENYEKRIPIARENFRRAGKEEAITLVEGDALEVMKGLEGPFDLIFMDAAKGQYIHYMPEAIRLLRKGGLLVSDNVLQDGDILESRFAVERRNRTIHSRMREYLYELKHDERLLTSIVPLGDGIALSVKQ from the coding sequence GTGATAACGGACGAACGTTTGACAACATTTATCAACTCTCTGGAGAGCCGGGATTTGCCTATTTTGGAGGAAATTGAGCAGGAGGCTCTGGATGCGAATGTGCCGATCATCCGAAAGGAAACCCAAAGCTTTCTGAAGGTATTGCTTCAGATCCATCGGCCCATGCGTATACTGGAAGCCGGAACGGCAGTGGGATTTTCCGCGCTTTTGATGAACGCCTATGCCCCGGAGGGATGTCATATTACTACAATTGAAAATTATGAAAAGCGTATTCCGATCGCGAGGGAAAATTTCCGCCGGGCAGGAAAAGAAGAGGCAATTACCCTGGTAGAGGGGGATGCCCTGGAAGTGATGAAAGGTCTCGAGGGACCCTTTGATCTTATTTTCATGGACGCGGCAAAAGGACAGTATATTCATTATATGCCGGAGGCGATCCGGCTCTTAAGAAAAGGAGGCCTTTTGGTATCTGATAATGTGCTGCAGGATGGAGATATTCTGGAATCCCGCTTTGCGGTGGAGAGGAGAAACCGGACCATTCACAGCAGAATGAGGGAATATCTGTATGAACTGAAGCACGATGAGAGACTTCTTACTTCCATTGTTCCGCTGGGAGATGGAATTGCGCTGAGTGTAAAGCAATAG
- a CDS encoding ribonuclease J, whose translation MKKENNGKLRIIPLGGLEKIGMNITAFEYEDSIIVVDCGLAFPEDDMLGIDLVIPDITYLKDNIQKVKGFVITHGHEDHIGALSYVLKEMNLPIYATKLTMGIIEKKLTEHNLLRSTRRKVVRFGQSINLGQFRIEFIKTNHSIQDASALAIYSPAGIVVHTGDFKVDYTPVFGDAIDLQRFGEIGKKGVLALMSDSTNAERPGFTQSERTVGHTFDHLFAEHRNTRIIIATFASNVDRVQQIINSAYKYDRKVVVEGRSMVNIISTAQELGYLNVPDKTLIEIDQLKNYPPEKTVLITTGSQGESMAALSRMAADIHKKVTIMPGDTVIFSSNPIPGNEKSVSRVINELSEKGANVIFQDAHVSGHACQEELKLIYSLVKPKYAVPIHGEYRHRKANASLAQSLGIPKENIFMLQSGDVLEVSDKEAKVVDKVHTGEVLVDGLGVGDVGNIVLRDRQHLAEDGILIVVMTLERGTNQLLAGPDIVSRGFVYVRESEGLMEDARKVLVEAVDNCLHRQRGADWSKIKLVVRDTMNEFIWKRTKRRPMILPIIMDV comes from the coding sequence TTGAAGAAAGAAAACAATGGAAAACTGCGTATCATTCCGCTTGGAGGCCTGGAGAAGATCGGAATGAATATTACTGCCTTTGAATACGAAGACAGTATTATTGTGGTGGACTGCGGTCTGGCTTTCCCGGAGGATGATATGCTCGGTATTGATCTGGTCATCCCGGATATTACTTATCTGAAGGATAATATTCAGAAAGTAAAGGGATTTGTCATTACCCATGGACACGAGGATCACATCGGAGCGCTGTCATATGTTTTAAAGGAAATGAATCTTCCCATTTATGCAACAAAACTTACAATGGGTATTATTGAAAAGAAGCTGACAGAGCATAACCTTCTGCGCAGTACACGAAGGAAGGTCGTAAGATTCGGACAGTCTATCAATCTGGGACAGTTCCGGATTGAATTTATCAAGACAAACCACAGCATCCAGGATGCCTCTGCCCTTGCCATCTATTCACCGGCAGGGATCGTGGTGCATACCGGAGACTTTAAGGTGGACTATACGCCGGTATTTGGCGATGCTATTGACCTGCAAAGATTCGGAGAGATTGGGAAGAAAGGAGTATTGGCGCTGATGTCAGACAGTACCAATGCCGAGAGACCCGGATTTACACAGTCAGAACGCACAGTAGGTCATACTTTTGACCATCTGTTTGCGGAACACCGTAATACAAGGATTATTATTGCTACATTTGCATCCAACGTGGACCGCGTGCAGCAGATTATTAATTCGGCTTACAAATATGACAGAAAAGTTGTTGTGGAAGGCCGGAGCATGGTAAATATCATTTCTACGGCTCAGGAACTTGGTTATCTGAACGTACCGGATAAAACTCTGATCGAGATTGACCAGCTGAAGAATTATCCGCCGGAGAAGACAGTTCTGATCACCACAGGAAGCCAGGGAGAATCTATGGCTGCGTTATCCAGAATGGCAGCTGATATTCATAAGAAAGTGACGATCATGCCGGGAGATACGGTTATTTTCAGTTCCAATCCTATACCGGGGAATGAAAAGTCTGTATCAAGAGTGATCAATGAACTTTCTGAAAAAGGGGCCAACGTTATTTTCCAGGATGCCCATGTTTCCGGACATGCCTGTCAGGAAGAGTTGAAACTGATCTATTCTCTTGTGAAACCGAAATATGCGGTTCCGATCCACGGGGAATACCGTCACAGAAAGGCAAACGCTTCTCTGGCACAGTCCCTTGGAATCCCGAAAGAGAACATTTTTATGCTGCAGTCCGGCGATGTGCTGGAAGTCAGCGATAAGGAAGCAAAAGTAGTCGATAAAGTACACACAGGAGAAGTGCTGGTAGACGGTCTTGGTGTCGGCGATGTAGGAAATATTGTATTGAGAGATCGTCAGCATCTTGCAGAAGACGGAATCCTGATCGTTGTCATGACGCTGGAGCGGGGAACTAACCAGCTTCTGGCAGGACCGGATATTGTATCACGAGGCTTCGTATATGTCAGAGAATCCGAAGGTCTTATGGAAGATGCAAGAAAAGTGCTGGTGGAGGCGGTGGACAATTGCCTGCATCGGCAAAGAGGCGCTGACTGGAGCAAGATCAAGCTGGTAGTACGTGACACGATGAATGAATTTATCTGGAAACGCACGAAGAGACGCCCGATGATCCTGCCGATTATTATGGATGTTTAA
- a CDS encoding Fur family transcriptional regulator produces the protein MSISQEKFKEMLKEKGLKVTNQRLLVLQVLAEHHEQHMTAEDIFELVKEDYPEIGLATIYRTVQLLLEMQLVDRIILDDGCVRYEIGDFCDERTEPHHHHHHLICRDCGSVMEFRDDLLENLEDHIEKETGFHVMDHELKFYGQCRKCREKQNNGK, from the coding sequence ATGTCTATAAGTCAGGAAAAATTTAAGGAAATGCTGAAAGAAAAAGGACTCAAAGTAACCAATCAAAGGTTACTTGTGTTACAAGTGCTTGCAGAGCATCATGAGCAGCACATGACTGCAGAAGACATTTTTGAACTGGTGAAGGAGGACTATCCGGAGATCGGTCTGGCAACGATCTATCGGACGGTTCAGCTTCTGCTGGAAATGCAGCTTGTAGATAGGATTATTTTGGATGATGGGTGTGTGCGGTACGAGATAGGGGATTTCTGCGACGAAAGAACAGAACCCCATCATCACCATCATCATTTGATCTGCCGTGACTGTGGGAGCGTAATGGAATTTCGGGATGATCTTCTGGAGAACCTGGAGGATCATATTGAGAAAGAAACAGGCTTCCACGTTATGGATCACGAGCTGAAATTCTATGGACAGTGCAGAAAATGTCGGGAAAAGCAAAATAACGGAAAATAA
- a CDS encoding DUF1292 domain-containing protein, translating to MEKIKFCADGAEEVEFYVLEQTRINGTSYILVTDSEEGDAECLILKDRSEDKDTDSIYEIVEDDTELMAVSKVFEELLEDVEIER from the coding sequence ATGGAAAAAATTAAATTTTGTGCAGATGGTGCGGAGGAAGTTGAGTTTTACGTACTGGAGCAGACGAGAATTAACGGAACGTCCTATATTCTGGTGACTGATTCAGAAGAAGGCGATGCAGAATGCCTGATTTTGAAGGATAGATCAGAAGATAAAGATACAGACAGCATTTACGAAATTGTGGAGGATGATACAGAGCTGATGGCCGTATCCAAAGTATTTGAGGAACTGCTTGAAGATGTTGAAATTGAAAGGTAG
- the ruvX gene encoding Holliday junction resolvase RuvX, with protein sequence MRIMGLDYGSKTVGVAVSDPMGITAQAVETIWRKEENKLRKTCARIEEIIREYQVESIVLGLPRHMNYDVGERAEKALEFGEMLRRRTGLEVVMWDERLTTVEAERTLKESKVRREDRKKYVDQIAAVFILQGYLDANTQTER encoded by the coding sequence ATGAGAATTATGGGACTGGACTATGGTTCCAAGACTGTAGGTGTGGCTGTAAGTGATCCCATGGGCATTACAGCGCAGGCAGTGGAAACCATTTGGAGAAAGGAAGAGAACAAGCTTAGAAAAACATGTGCCCGCATTGAGGAGATTATTCGGGAATATCAGGTGGAGTCCATCGTACTGGGACTTCCCCGGCATATGAATTACGATGTGGGAGAAAGAGCGGAAAAAGCGTTGGAGTTTGGTGAGATGCTCCGCCGGCGTACCGGCCTGGAGGTCGTGATGTGGGACGAGCGTCTGACTACAGTGGAAGCGGAACGGACTTTAAAAGAAAGCAAAGTTAGAAGGGAAGACCGCAAGAAGTATGTGGATCAGATTGCGGCTGTTTTTATATTGCAGGGATATCTGGATGCAAATACACAGACAGAGCGATAA
- a CDS encoding IreB family regulatory phosphoprotein, with translation MRELTNTQFFQVESGPQIQAKDILEIVYKALSEKGYNPVNQIVGYIMSGDPTYITSHNGARSLIMKVERDELVEEMLKTYIAHHDWE, from the coding sequence ATGAGAGAATTAACAAATACTCAGTTTTTCCAGGTGGAAAGCGGCCCGCAGATTCAGGCCAAGGACATCCTAGAAATAGTGTATAAAGCGCTGAGCGAAAAGGGATATAATCCGGTCAACCAGATCGTGGGTTATATTATGTCCGGAGATCCCACTTATATTACCAGCCATAATGGAGCGAGGAGCCTGATCATGAAAGTAGAGCGGGATGAACTGGTAGAAGAGATGCTCAAGACGTATATTGCGCATCATGATTGGGAATAA
- the mtaB gene encoding tRNA (N(6)-L-threonylcarbamoyladenosine(37)-C(2))-methylthiotransferase MtaB — protein MKKAALHNLGCKVNAYETEAMQEILEKSGYEIVSFHDKADVYVINTCTVTNMADRKSRQMIHRARKMNPDAVIVAAGCYVQARGDELEEGIDIVIGNNRKQELAGILEHYWQEREKRGRQTAVQKEIVDIGHTSEYEELHLTHTGEHTRAYIKVQDGCNQFCSYCIIPYARGRVRSRKREDVVREVKELAKGGYKEVVLTGIHLSSYGIDQEDNLLNLIQAVHKVEGIRRIRLGSLEPRIITEEFARTLAELPKICPHFHLSLQSGCDETLKRMNRRYTSEEYYEKCCLLRKYFQDPALTTDVIVGFPGETEEEFEKSRDFIDKVNFYETHIFKYSPRKGTKAAAMDRQVPEQVKAERSNALIQLSRKKQNAYEEKLIGTSREVLIEEAVQREDGIYQVGYTPEYVKVGQKTPENLANQLINVEIENRLQIIH, from the coding sequence ATGAAAAAGGCAGCACTTCACAATTTGGGATGCAAAGTAAACGCATATGAAACAGAAGCGATGCAGGAGATTTTGGAAAAGAGCGGTTATGAGATCGTTTCCTTTCATGATAAAGCCGACGTCTATGTTATTAATACCTGTACAGTAACCAATATGGCAGACCGGAAATCCAGACAGATGATTCACCGGGCAAGAAAAATGAATCCCGATGCGGTTATTGTTGCGGCAGGCTGCTATGTGCAGGCGCGGGGAGATGAGCTGGAGGAAGGGATCGATATTGTGATCGGTAACAACAGAAAGCAGGAGCTTGCCGGAATCCTGGAACACTATTGGCAGGAGAGGGAAAAGAGAGGCAGGCAGACTGCTGTTCAAAAAGAAATTGTAGATATTGGTCATACTTCGGAGTATGAGGAGCTTCATCTGACCCATACGGGAGAACATACCCGCGCATATATCAAAGTACAGGATGGATGCAATCAGTTTTGCTCCTACTGTATTATTCCCTATGCAAGAGGAAGGGTGAGAAGCCGGAAAAGAGAAGATGTGGTTCGGGAAGTAAAAGAGCTGGCAAAAGGCGGATATAAAGAAGTCGTACTGACAGGAATCCATTTGAGCTCTTACGGAATTGATCAGGAGGACAATTTGCTGAATCTGATCCAGGCTGTGCATAAAGTAGAAGGAATACGAAGGATCCGGCTGGGTTCATTGGAACCAAGGATCATTACAGAGGAGTTTGCACGTACTCTGGCAGAACTTCCCAAGATTTGCCCCCACTTTCATCTTTCTTTGCAAAGCGGATGCGACGAAACGCTGAAAAGAATGAACCGGAGATATACCTCTGAAGAATATTATGAAAAATGTTGTCTTCTCCGAAAATATTTTCAGGATCCGGCTCTCACGACAGATGTGATCGTAGGATTCCCGGGAGAAACCGAGGAGGAGTTTGAAAAGTCCAGAGACTTTATTGATAAAGTTAATTTTTATGAGACACATATTTTCAAATATTCCCCCCGTAAAGGGACGAAGGCTGCTGCTATGGACAGGCAGGTCCCGGAGCAAGTAAAAGCAGAGCGGAGCAATGCGCTGATCCAACTTAGCCGGAAGAAACAGAACGCTTATGAAGAAAAGCTGATCGGCACCAGCAGGGAAGTGCTTATAGAGGAGGCTGTGCAAAGAGAAGATGGTATTTATCAGGTCGGCTATACTCCGGAATATGTGAAAGTCGGACAAAAAACGCCAGAAAATTTGGCGAATCAGTTGATAAATGTAGAAATTGAGAACCGTTTACAAATAATTCATTGA
- a CDS encoding HPr family phosphocarrier protein has protein sequence MKTVQISLNSIDKVKSFVNDITKFDYDFDLVSGRYVIDAKSIMGIFSLDLSKAIDLNIHADNDSDVAEILEVLKPYLV, from the coding sequence ATGAAAACAGTACAAATTTCTTTAAACTCAATTGACAAAGTAAAATCTTTTGTAAATGATATTACAAAATTTGACTATGATTTCGATTTAGTATCCGGCAGATATGTAATTGATGCCAAATCTATCATGGGTATTTTCAGCCTGGACCTGTCCAAGGCAATCGACCTGAATATTCATGCCGACAATGACAGTGATGTAGCTGAAATCCTGGAAGTTCTGAAACCATACCTTGTATAG
- the thiI gene encoding tRNA uracil 4-sulfurtransferase ThiI has translation MTFHTFLIKYGEIGIKGKNRYLFEDALVRQIRYALREADGSFKVHKSRGRIYVDCEGEYDADEVTSCLQKVFGIVGICPVVCVEDRGFEQLKKDVVAYMDELYPDKNLTFKVEARRSRKTYPVNSMEINCLVGEAVLDAFPEIRVDVHKPDVLLNIEVREQIYIYSRIIPGPGGMPVGTNGKAMLLLSGGIDSPVAGYMIAKRGVALEATYFHAPPYTSERAKQKVVDLARIVASYAGPIKLHVVNFTDIQLYIYDQCPHEELTIIMRRYMMKIAERFAKEDGCLGMITGESIGQVASQTMQSLAATNEVCTLPVYRPLIGFDKREIVEVSEKIGSYETSIQPFEDCCTIFVAKHPVTKPNINVIHKSEENLTEKIDELVEQAVRSVEVIEVQ, from the coding sequence ATGACATTTCATACTTTTTTGATAAAATACGGAGAAATCGGAATTAAGGGAAAGAACCGCTATCTGTTTGAGGATGCGCTTGTCAGACAGATCCGCTATGCACTTCGGGAAGCGGACGGTTCTTTTAAAGTTCACAAGTCAAGAGGCAGAATTTACGTGGACTGCGAGGGAGAGTATGATGCAGATGAAGTGACATCCTGCCTGCAGAAAGTGTTCGGGATCGTCGGTATCTGTCCGGTTGTCTGTGTGGAAGACCGCGGATTTGAGCAGCTCAAGAAGGATGTAGTTGCCTATATGGACGAATTGTATCCGGATAAAAACCTTACTTTTAAAGTAGAAGCGCGAAGAAGCAGAAAGACTTATCCGGTCAATTCCATGGAGATCAACTGCCTGGTGGGAGAGGCGGTTTTGGATGCTTTTCCTGAAATACGGGTCGATGTCCATAAGCCGGATGTCCTGCTCAATATCGAAGTAAGAGAACAGATTTATATTTACTCCAGAATTATACCGGGGCCGGGAGGAATGCCGGTTGGAACAAATGGAAAAGCAATGCTCCTTCTGTCTGGAGGAATTGACAGCCCGGTGGCAGGGTACATGATTGCAAAACGGGGTGTGGCGCTGGAGGCCACTTATTTCCATGCACCTCCGTATACCAGTGAAAGGGCAAAACAAAAAGTGGTGGATCTGGCCAGGATCGTTGCATCCTATGCGGGTCCCATTAAGCTTCATGTGGTAAACTTTACAGATATTCAGCTCTATATTTATGATCAGTGTCCCCATGAGGAACTGACCATTATTATGCGGCGTTATATGATGAAAATTGCAGAGCGTTTTGCGAAGGAAGACGGGTGCCTTGGCATGATCACAGGAGAGAGTATCGGACAGGTGGCAAGTCAGACTATGCAGAGCCTTGCGGCGACAAATGAAGTATGTACGCTTCCGGTTTATCGTCCGCTGATCGGTTTCGACAAGAGAGAGATTGTGGAAGTGTCGGAAAAGATCGGATCTTATGAGACCTCTATTCAGCCTTTTGAAGACTGCTGTACGATTTTTGTGGCAAAGCATCCTGTGACAAAGCCTAATATCAATGTAATTCACAAGTCAGAGGAAAATCTGACAGAGAAGATTGATGAGCTTGTGGAGCAGGCTGTTCGTTCTGTGGAAGTGATTGAAGTTCAGTAA
- a CDS encoding cysteine desulfurase family protein produces the protein MEVYLDNSATTKAYECVGDLVRKVMCEDYGNPSSMHMKGVEAEHYIKEAKEILAKLLKVQEKEIFFTSGGTESDNLALIGAARANKRRGNHLITTSIEHPAVLNTMRYLEEEEGFRVTFLPVDRFGRVKLSDLQEALCPETILVSVMYVNNEVGSVQPVDEAAGIVKAYNREIVFHVDAVQGFGKYRIYPKRSKIDLLSISGHKIHGPKGTGVLYISEGVKIKPIVFGGEQQKNIRSGTENVPGIAGLALAAKEIYTDLEEKVARMRELKKHFIEGVTKLEDTTVHGLYDETSAPHIISVGFAGVRSEVLLHALEEKGICVSSGSACASNHPAISGVLKGIGAGKEYLDATLRFSMSEFTTREEIDYTLETLYNLVPVLRRYTRR, from the coding sequence ATGGAAGTTTATCTTGATAATTCTGCCACTACCAAAGCGTATGAATGCGTGGGGGATCTTGTAAGAAAGGTCATGTGCGAGGATTATGGAAATCCTTCTTCTATGCATATGAAAGGAGTGGAGGCAGAGCATTATATAAAAGAAGCAAAGGAAATTCTGGCAAAGCTTTTAAAAGTTCAGGAAAAGGAAATTTTCTTTACTTCCGGCGGAACGGAGAGTGACAATCTTGCGCTGATCGGCGCTGCCCGTGCCAATAAGAGAAGGGGAAATCATCTGATCACTACATCCATAGAGCATCCGGCTGTCCTGAATACCATGCGTTATCTGGAAGAGGAGGAAGGCTTCCGGGTGACGTTTCTTCCGGTAGACCGGTTTGGACGGGTGAAACTGTCTGACCTTCAGGAAGCTCTCTGCCCGGAAACGATCCTGGTTTCCGTTATGTATGTAAATAATGAAGTGGGTTCTGTACAGCCGGTAGATGAGGCTGCCGGGATTGTCAAGGCCTACAATAGAGAGATCGTTTTTCATGTGGATGCAGTGCAGGGATTTGGAAAATACAGGATTTATCCGAAAAGGTCCAAGATTGACCTGCTGTCCATCAGTGGGCATAAGATCCATGGGCCGAAGGGAACTGGCGTGCTTTATATTTCAGAAGGAGTGAAGATAAAACCCATTGTCTTTGGCGGGGAGCAGCAGAAAAATATCCGCTCCGGCACGGAAAACGTTCCTGGCATTGCAGGGCTTGCACTTGCGGCAAAGGAAATCTATACAGACCTTGAAGAGAAGGTGGCCCGCATGAGGGAGCTGAAAAAGCATTTTATTGAAGGTGTGACAAAGCTGGAAGATACGACAGTGCACGGTCTTTATGATGAGACCAGCGCGCCCCATATCATCAGTGTGGGATTTGCGGGAGTAAGGAGCGAGGTGCTTCTTCACGCGCTGGAAGAAAAGGGAATCTGTGTCTCTTCCGGATCAGCCTGCGCATCCAATCACCCGGCCATCAGCGGTGTGCTTAAAGGTATTGGAGCAGGAAAGGAATATCTGGATGCCACGCTGCGGTTCAGTATGTCAGAGTTTACTACAAGAGAAGAGATTGACTATACACTGGAAACACTATATAATTTAGTACCGGTGCTGCGGCGCTATACGCGAAGATAG
- a CDS encoding 16S rRNA (uracil(1498)-N(3))-methyltransferase, whose amino-acid sequence MQHFFVTPMQVEKPYIYLEGSDVNHMKNVLRMKKGEKVEISDGNNRKYVCAVECYEEGKAVLTILEEKELDTELNARICLFQGLPKADKMELVIQKAVELGAAEIIPVITKRSVVKLDAKKGEKKVQRWNEIAKSAAKQAGRGVIPQVSRIMSYQEALEYAAALDVILFPYELAEGIAHSREVISSVKQGQSVGVFIGPEGGFEKEEADLADKKGAATITLGRRILRTETAAITVLSLLMYHLES is encoded by the coding sequence ATGCAGCATTTTTTTGTGACACCGATGCAGGTGGAAAAGCCCTATATTTATCTGGAAGGTTCTGACGTGAACCATATGAAAAATGTACTTCGGATGAAAAAAGGGGAAAAGGTGGAAATAAGCGATGGGAACAACCGGAAATATGTGTGCGCGGTAGAATGCTATGAAGAAGGGAAGGCGGTCCTTACGATCCTTGAGGAAAAGGAGCTGGATACAGAGCTCAATGCCAGGATCTGCCTGTTCCAGGGTCTGCCAAAGGCAGACAAGATGGAGCTTGTTATCCAGAAAGCGGTAGAACTGGGAGCGGCAGAGATCATTCCTGTAATCACGAAAAGATCAGTAGTAAAGCTGGATGCCAAAAAGGGAGAAAAGAAGGTGCAGCGATGGAATGAGATTGCCAAAAGCGCCGCCAAACAGGCGGGGCGGGGAGTGATTCCCCAGGTTTCCCGGATCATGTCTTATCAGGAAGCGCTGGAATATGCCGCTGCTTTGGATGTGATCTTATTTCCCTATGAGTTGGCAGAGGGGATCGCTCATTCCAGGGAGGTGATCTCCTCGGTGAAGCAGGGACAGTCTGTGGGCGTGTTTATCGGGCCTGAAGGCGGATTTGAGAAAGAGGAGGCTGATCTTGCAGATAAAAAGGGTGCTGCGACCATTACACTCGGGCGGCGGATTTTAAGAACGGAAACAGCTGCTATTACCGTACTCTCATTGCTGATGTATCACCTGGAATCCTAG
- the prmA gene encoding 50S ribosomal protein L11 methyltransferase yields MKWNKFRLKTTTAAEEIVSSTLMELGIQGVEIEDKIPLTQKDKEQMFVDILPETAEDDGIAYITFYLEEEEDKDAVLQRVREELDDLSEFLDIGEAFIEESQTEDVDWVNNWKQYFHQFTIDDVLIIPSWEDVKPEDENKMIIHIDPGTAFGTGMHETTQLCIRQIRKYVTPDTEILDVGCGSGILGMLALKFGARHSVGTDLDPCAIDATHENMEVNGISRDQYEVMIGNIIDDKEIQDKVGYEKYDIVAANILADVLIPLTPVILSHLKSGGIYITSGIIDDKEEAVKEAVEAAGMEILEIGHQGEWVSVTARKK; encoded by the coding sequence ATGAAATGGAATAAATTCCGGTTAAAGACAACGACTGCCGCAGAGGAGATCGTCAGCAGTACTTTGATGGAGTTGGGGATCCAGGGAGTAGAGATTGAGGATAAAATCCCTTTGACTCAGAAAGATAAAGAGCAGATGTTTGTGGATATCCTGCCGGAAACAGCCGAAGATGATGGGATAGCATACATTACGTTTTATCTGGAGGAGGAAGAAGATAAAGACGCTGTACTTCAGAGAGTAAGAGAAGAGCTGGATGATCTGTCGGAATTTCTGGATATCGGTGAGGCGTTCATTGAGGAATCACAGACAGAAGATGTGGACTGGGTAAATAACTGGAAACAGTATTTCCACCAGTTTACGATTGATGATGTGCTGATCATCCCATCCTGGGAGGATGTAAAGCCGGAGGATGAAAACAAAATGATCATTCATATTGATCCGGGAACAGCCTTTGGAACGGGAATGCATGAAACGACGCAGCTTTGTATCCGGCAGATCCGTAAGTATGTCACGCCGGACACAGAGATACTGGACGTGGGGTGCGGAAGCGGAATCCTGGGAATGCTGGCTTTGAAGTTCGGAGCACGGCATAGTGTGGGAACGGATCTTGATCCCTGTGCCATCGATGCCACCCATGAGAATATGGAAGTAAATGGAATTTCCAGAGATCAGTATGAGGTGATGATCGGAAATATTATTGATGATAAGGAAATCCAGGATAAGGTGGGATATGAAAAATATGATATTGTAGCAGCCAATATTCTGGCGGACGTCCTGATCCCTCTGACTCCTGTTATTCTTTCTCACTTAAAGAGCGGGGGAATCTATATCACCAGCGGAATCATAGATGACAAAGAAGAGGCAGTCAAAGAGGCTGTGGAAGCAGCCGGAATGGAAATTCTGGAAATCGGACACCAGGGAGAATGGGTCAGCGTAACAGCGAGGAAGAAATAG
- a CDS encoding manganese efflux pump MntP family protein, translating to MGIAELFLMAVGLSMDAFAVAVCKGLAMKKCTWTKAGVVGLYFGVFQAGMPMIGYLLGIQFKNVITSVDHWIAFILLGIIGGGMLKEAFEDGECKECGEATEEEESLDIRTMLGLAVATSIDALAVGVTFAFLQVEIVPAVSFIGVTTFLISAAGVKVGNIFGGRWQKGAQITGGVILILLGVKILIEHLGLI from the coding sequence ATGGGAATTGCAGAACTTTTTCTGATGGCAGTAGGATTATCAATGGATGCCTTTGCAGTAGCTGTCTGTAAGGGCCTCGCCATGAAGAAATGTACTTGGACTAAGGCGGGGGTCGTTGGATTGTATTTTGGCGTGTTCCAGGCCGGCATGCCGATGATCGGATATCTTTTGGGAATTCAGTTTAAAAATGTGATCACATCTGTTGATCACTGGATCGCATTTATTCTTTTGGGCATTATTGGAGGAGGGATGCTCAAAGAAGCATTTGAAGATGGAGAATGTAAAGAATGTGGAGAAGCGACAGAAGAAGAGGAATCGCTGGATATCAGAACCATGCTGGGACTTGCGGTAGCTACAAGTATTGATGCGCTTGCAGTAGGGGTTACTTTTGCATTTCTGCAAGTAGAGATCGTGCCGGCAGTCAGCTTCATCGGCGTAACGACCTTTCTTATTTCAGCAGCGGGAGTCAAGGTTGGAAATATCTTTGGCGGACGCTGGCAGAAAGGGGCACAGATCACAGGTGGCGTGATTTTGATTTTGCTTGGCGTGAAAATCCTCATTGAGCATTTGGGACTGATATGA